The Oleiphilus messinensis DNA segment TGCATTACTTGAGAAACATTGGCTTTCGGACGCCGTTTGTCGATGATGGCTAAATCCGCATCATCCAGGCGTTTGGCCATGGCGCGGGCACGGACTACGCCACCCACATCGGGCGATACAACGACAAAGTTATCGTAGCGCTGGCGCTCGATGTCATCGATCAATGTCGGTGTTGCGTAAATATTGTCTACCGGGATATCAAAGAAACCCTGAATCTGATCAGCGTGGAGGTCAACGGTCAACAAGCGGTTGATGCCAACTCCGGTCATCATATCGGCAACGACTTTGGCGCTTATCGGGACGCGCATTGAGCGTACGCGACGATCCTGGCGAGCGTAACCGAAATAGGGCACTACAGCGGTAATTCGGCTTGCAGAAGCGCGACGCAACGCATCGGCCATGACGATCAATTCCATGAGGTTGTCATTGGTCGGAGCGCAAGTAGGCTGAATAATAAAAACGTCACGGCCGCGCACGTTCTCATTGATTTCTACTGAGATTTCACCATCACTAAATTGATCGACAACAGCGTCGCCCATCGGGATGTGCAGGGTGTTCACAACAAGTTTGGCGAGATCCGGATTGGCATTGCCGGCAAAAACCATCAACTTGGACACGGTGGTTTCCTTTGATTGATCTGTAGTATTCAAGGGGATTTCTGAGAGAGAAAGTGGCTGGGGTGGCTGGATTCGAACCAACGCATGCCAGGATCAAAACCTGGTGCCTTACCGCTTGGCGACACCCCAGTAAAAAGTTTCATAGTCGCTATGTGACCATAATATTCAGACTGCTACAAGTTGGAGACTTATTAATTCCCTTAGCAATGAATCCGCTCAGTGAGTCTGGTCGCTGAGACCATACCGTATTTGCGTCTTCTTTGCTAGAAAATTTTGCAAAAATACAAGAACCTGTTCCTGTAAGTTTGGCTCTTCCAAACTGGCCAAGCCAGCTTAGTGCCTGTTCAACCTCTGGGTAGAGATGTTTAACAACAGGCTCGCAGTCGTTTCCGAGTTCTGCGACGTCTCCCTCAAGAGCGGGCGCTATTCTCATCTTTTGCGTGTCTCTTGTCAACACTTTATTTGAAAAAATTTTCTTTG contains these protein-coding regions:
- a CDS encoding ribose-phosphate diphosphokinase encodes the protein MSKLMVFAGNANPDLAKLVVNTLHIPMGDAVVDQFSDGEISVEINENVRGRDVFIIQPTCAPTNDNLMELIVMADALRRASASRITAVVPYFGYARQDRRVRSMRVPISAKVVADMMTGVGINRLLTVDLHADQIQGFFDIPVDNIYATPTLIDDIERQRYDNFVVVSPDVGGVVRARAMAKRLDDADLAIIDKRRPKANVSQVMHIIGDVAGKTCILVDDIVDTAGTLCKAADALKEHGAERVVAYITHPVLSGPAIDNISASKLDELVITDTIPLSDKGQNCAKIRVLSMSGLLAESIRRICNEESISAMFD